The proteins below come from a single Pseudarthrobacter sp. SSS035 genomic window:
- a CDS encoding GNAT family N-acetyltransferase, whose protein sequence is MTGQQLKITAVAIPATLDAGTDQSAAGTGGVMDFHVCHALREKHELEKWGDLDRCPTAMESLEYWRGNEYEERRLFIARLGQETVGTCSVTLPLRENTYTAGIMVDVAAAFRRQGWGRRLLEHAEAVAAESGRTSLDAYCELPAGPVENAARLIPAKSGAGGLPADDPAVAFAAGAGYELEQVERASRLTLPVPANQLDTLEMEASVRAAGYVLVGWSDTCPDELVTEYAVLKNRMSTDVPIAGMDWEAEDWDPARVRQEEQSNSRSGLQSQVAAALHRPTGKLVAYTVLNWRPGIPASIAQQDTLVSSGHRGKRLGLLIKAANLRAAQHRWPAARSVLTWNAAENRHMLAINNLLGFKPAGYEGEWQKRLG, encoded by the coding sequence ATGACCGGCCAGCAGCTGAAGATCACCGCAGTCGCTATTCCTGCAACGCTCGACGCCGGGACGGACCAAAGTGCCGCCGGCACCGGCGGCGTGATGGACTTCCACGTGTGCCACGCCCTGCGCGAAAAGCATGAGCTGGAGAAATGGGGCGACCTGGACCGCTGCCCCACGGCCATGGAAAGCCTGGAATACTGGCGCGGCAATGAGTATGAGGAACGCCGGCTCTTCATAGCACGGCTGGGCCAGGAAACCGTGGGAACCTGCTCCGTCACCCTGCCCCTGCGTGAGAACACCTACACGGCAGGGATCATGGTGGACGTGGCGGCAGCCTTCCGGCGCCAGGGTTGGGGCCGCCGGCTGCTGGAGCACGCCGAGGCTGTGGCCGCGGAAAGCGGCCGCACTTCCTTGGATGCCTACTGTGAGCTGCCCGCCGGGCCGGTGGAGAACGCGGCCAGGCTGATCCCGGCCAAATCGGGGGCGGGCGGGCTCCCCGCCGATGATCCCGCCGTGGCCTTTGCGGCCGGTGCAGGCTACGAACTCGAGCAGGTGGAGAGGGCCAGCCGGCTCACGCTGCCGGTCCCGGCGAATCAACTCGACACACTGGAGATGGAGGCGTCCGTACGGGCAGCCGGCTACGTCCTGGTGGGCTGGTCTGATACCTGTCCTGACGAACTCGTGACTGAATATGCAGTCCTCAAGAACCGAATGAGCACGGATGTCCCCATTGCCGGGATGGACTGGGAAGCCGAGGACTGGGACCCTGCCAGGGTCCGGCAGGAGGAGCAGTCGAACAGCCGCAGCGGCCTGCAGAGCCAGGTCGCAGCGGCGCTGCACAGGCCTACCGGCAAGCTCGTGGCCTACACGGTCCTGAACTGGCGGCCGGGCATTCCTGCCAGCATTGCCCAGCAGGACACCCTGGTTTCTTCCGGGCACCGCGGGAAGAGGCTGGGATTGCTGATCAAGGCGGCGAACCTCCGAGCCGCCCAGCATCGGTGGCCCGCGGCGCGATCGGTGCTGACATGGAACGCCGCGGAAAACCGGCATATGCTGGCGATAAATAATTTGCTTGGATTCAAACCTGCTGGTTATGAGGGCGAATGGCAGAAACGGCTGGGATGA
- a CDS encoding GNAT family N-acetyltransferase encodes MAEDVRIEQLWIPDTLDAPDAVDFLAAVEVGRKVRMQTWGSDDLAYTPLEKLLELADPYERQVILVAKAGEQIIGTVDIALPLTDNLDMAEFTLDILPEFQRQGVGRKLLLAAEHLARSEGRTLILVDTNHPGASLHEFETAQLVPGSGQGFVPLDSREVEFARRTGYTLQHIEQFSSCALPLDSKLVADLQAEADEANNGRYRLHHWTDRCPDEWLEAVAVLENQAGADVDPSLETPVEQDMVFDGGILREAEEVTIAQGRRTVVTAVEHLATGALVGLTTISVLAHRPDVVFQDDTLVLQEHRGNKLGLLIKVANMERLTEQFPDARVIYTWNAPENRYLLTVNQQLGFTTAGVTGIWQKELPYLGTSKS; translated from the coding sequence ATGGCAGAAGACGTACGGATCGAGCAGTTGTGGATCCCGGACACCCTGGACGCACCTGACGCGGTGGATTTCCTGGCTGCCGTGGAGGTGGGCCGCAAGGTACGGATGCAGACCTGGGGCAGCGATGACCTCGCGTACACGCCGCTGGAGAAGCTGCTGGAGCTGGCGGATCCCTATGAGCGCCAAGTCATCCTGGTGGCCAAGGCCGGAGAACAGATCATCGGCACGGTGGATATTGCCCTGCCGCTGACCGACAACCTGGACATGGCGGAGTTCACCCTGGACATCCTGCCGGAATTCCAGCGCCAGGGGGTGGGCCGCAAGCTGCTCCTCGCGGCCGAACACCTGGCGCGCAGCGAGGGCCGCACTTTGATCCTCGTTGACACCAACCATCCCGGCGCGTCCCTGCACGAGTTCGAGACGGCCCAGCTGGTGCCGGGTTCAGGCCAGGGCTTTGTGCCGCTGGACAGCCGGGAAGTCGAATTCGCGCGCCGGACCGGCTACACACTTCAGCACATCGAACAGTTCAGCTCCTGTGCACTGCCGCTGGACAGCAAACTCGTGGCCGATCTCCAGGCCGAGGCGGATGAAGCCAACAACGGGCGGTACCGGCTCCATCACTGGACGGACCGTTGCCCGGATGAGTGGCTGGAAGCCGTGGCCGTGCTTGAGAACCAGGCGGGCGCCGACGTCGATCCTTCCCTTGAGACTCCCGTTGAGCAGGACATGGTGTTCGACGGCGGCATCCTCCGCGAGGCCGAAGAGGTCACCATCGCGCAGGGGCGGCGGACGGTGGTCACCGCCGTCGAGCATCTGGCCACCGGGGCCCTGGTGGGCCTGACCACCATCAGCGTCCTGGCCCACCGGCCCGATGTGGTGTTCCAGGACGACACCCTGGTCCTGCAGGAGCACCGGGGGAACAAGCTGGGGCTGCTCATCAAGGTGGCCAACATGGAGCGCCTCACCGAGCAGTTCCCCGATGCCCGTGTCATCTACACCTGGAACGCCCCCGAGAACAGGTACCTGCTGACTGTCAACCAGCAGCTCGGCTTCACCACGGCCGGCGTGACCGGCATCTGGCAGAAAGAGCTCCCATACCTGGGGACCAGCAAGAGCTGA
- the rplJ gene encoding 50S ribosomal protein L10, giving the protein MATPTKVSAVAEITNDFKESNAAVLTEYRGLTVAQLKQLRVSLGQDTKFSVVKNTLTAIAAKEAGVEAFNDQLSGPTAIAFIKGDAVAAAKSLTDFAKANKQLVIKTGYFEGKALNASEVAALAALESRELQLAKVAGILKAPAAAAARTIDALRLKLEEENGAPAAAEAPAAEEAPAADEAPEAAAEAPADAPAAEEN; this is encoded by the coding sequence ATGGCAACGCCTACAAAGGTTTCAGCAGTAGCTGAGATCACTAACGATTTCAAGGAATCGAACGCCGCTGTCCTGACCGAATACCGCGGGCTCACCGTTGCACAGCTCAAGCAGCTGCGTGTTTCTCTCGGCCAGGACACCAAGTTCTCGGTCGTCAAGAACACCCTGACCGCCATTGCAGCCAAGGAAGCTGGTGTCGAAGCATTCAACGACCAGCTCTCCGGCCCTACTGCAATCGCGTTCATCAAGGGTGACGCAGTTGCCGCTGCCAAGAGCCTGACGGATTTTGCCAAGGCCAACAAGCAGCTGGTCATCAAGACCGGTTACTTCGAGGGCAAGGCACTGAACGCGAGCGAAGTCGCTGCCCTGGCAGCACTCGAGTCCCGCGAGCTGCAGCTCGCCAAGGTTGCAGGCATCCTCAAGGCTCCTGCTGCCGCCGCTGCGCGCACGATTGACGCGCTGCGCCTCAAGCTTGAAGAAGAGAACGGTGCACCGGCAGCTGCCGAGGCTCCCGCCGCTGAAGAAGCTCCGGCCGCAGACGAAGCCCCCGAAGCAGCTGCAGAGGCTCCCGCCGATGCACCCGCTGCCGAAGAGAACTAG
- the rplL gene encoding 50S ribosomal protein L7/L12, which translates to MAKLTNEELIEAFKELTIIELSEFVKLFEETFEVTAAAVAVAGPAGGGAAEEAEEQTEFDVILEHAGEKKIAVIKEVRAITSLGLKEAKDVVDSAPKAVLEGVTKEAAEKAVEQLQAAGATVTLK; encoded by the coding sequence ATGGCGAAGCTCACCAACGAAGAGCTCATTGAAGCTTTCAAGGAACTGACCATCATCGAGCTCTCCGAGTTTGTCAAGCTCTTCGAAGAGACCTTCGAAGTTACTGCAGCTGCAGTTGCTGTTGCTGGCCCCGCCGGTGGCGGCGCCGCTGAAGAAGCTGAAGAGCAGACCGAATTCGACGTTATCCTCGAGCACGCTGGCGAGAAGAAGATCGCAGTGATCAAGGAAGTTCGCGCCATCACTTCCCTGGGTCTCAAGGAAGCTAAGGACGTTGTTGACAGCGCTCCGAAGGCTGTTCTCGAAGGCGTCACCAAGGAAGCTGCCGAAAAGGCAGTGGAGCAGCTCCAGGCTGCCGGCGCAACCGTTACCCTCAAGTAA
- a CDS encoding aminoacyl-tRNA deacylase: MAGQAGDGSAAVGRQRFLADAATRGLDVQLVERLAARSLEEAAGILGITPADIVKSLVVKHKDGTFLFALIPGDRQISWPKLRTLVGVNKLSLPPADVALGATGYERGTITPLGSTTAWPVYADATIAGRRISMGAGEHGYSAFVDADALTAALGAVVADISEPN; the protein is encoded by the coding sequence ATGGCGGGACAGGCGGGCGACGGAAGCGCCGCCGTCGGACGTCAGCGCTTCCTTGCTGACGCCGCCACGCGCGGCTTGGACGTGCAGCTGGTGGAGCGGCTGGCCGCGCGGAGCCTCGAGGAGGCTGCCGGGATTCTGGGCATCACGCCCGCGGACATCGTGAAGTCCCTGGTGGTCAAGCACAAGGACGGGACGTTCCTGTTCGCGCTGATTCCGGGCGACCGGCAGATCTCCTGGCCAAAACTGCGGACCCTGGTGGGCGTCAACAAACTCTCGTTGCCGCCCGCGGACGTGGCGCTTGGTGCGACCGGCTACGAACGTGGAACCATCACCCCGCTCGGCAGCACCACCGCGTGGCCGGTGTACGCGGACGCCACCATTGCCGGCCGCCGGATCTCCATGGGCGCCGGCGAACACGGCTACAGCGCGTTTGTGGACGCCGACGCGCTCACCGCAGCACTGGGCGCCGTCGTCGCCGATATCTCCGAACCAAACTAG
- a CDS encoding acetyl-CoA C-acetyltransferase, producing MGNSNDNTDVVILAGARTPQGRLNGQLASFTAVELGAHAIRSAIAASGVDAGQVDAVIMGQVLQAGAGQNPARQSAIGAGIGWNVPTVTINKVCLSGLTAVIDAARMIRSGDATVVVAGGQESMTRAPHLLPGSRQGWTYGAIQALDVAAHDGLTDAFDGQSMGLSTETKNLALGIDRTSQDNVAAHSHQRAALAAKNGVFDDEIAPISVKQRKGDPIVVSTDEGVRPNTSIESLAGLRAAFVSDGTITAGNSSPLSDGASALVLTSRRFAEENGLEYLAVVGKPGQVAGPDNSLHSQPSHAIMNALQRAEWSTADLDFIEINEAFGSVAVQSLKDLDYPLEKCNIHGGAIALGHPIGASGARLALHAAHELKRRGSGKAAVSLCGGGGQGEALLLYRD from the coding sequence ATGGGCAACTCCAACGACAACACTGACGTGGTCATCCTGGCCGGTGCACGCACCCCGCAGGGCCGGCTCAACGGGCAACTGGCGAGCTTCACCGCCGTCGAACTGGGAGCGCACGCGATCAGGTCCGCGATTGCAGCGAGCGGCGTGGACGCCGGCCAGGTGGACGCCGTCATCATGGGCCAGGTACTGCAGGCCGGCGCCGGACAGAACCCCGCACGCCAGAGCGCCATCGGAGCGGGAATCGGCTGGAACGTTCCCACGGTCACCATCAACAAGGTGTGCCTGTCCGGGCTGACCGCGGTGATCGACGCCGCCAGGATGATCCGCAGCGGCGACGCCACCGTGGTGGTGGCCGGCGGCCAGGAATCCATGACCCGTGCGCCCCACCTGCTGCCGGGTTCGCGCCAGGGCTGGACCTATGGCGCCATCCAGGCGCTGGATGTTGCGGCGCACGACGGCCTCACGGATGCGTTCGACGGCCAGTCCATGGGCCTGTCCACCGAGACCAAGAACCTGGCTCTCGGCATTGACCGGACTTCGCAGGACAACGTGGCCGCCCACTCGCACCAGCGTGCGGCGCTGGCGGCGAAGAACGGCGTCTTCGACGACGAGATCGCGCCCATCAGCGTCAAGCAGCGCAAGGGAGATCCCATCGTTGTCTCCACCGATGAAGGGGTACGGCCCAACACGTCCATCGAGTCCTTGGCCGGGCTCCGGGCAGCTTTTGTCAGCGACGGAACCATCACCGCCGGCAACTCCTCTCCCCTGTCCGACGGCGCCTCCGCACTCGTGCTGACATCGCGCCGGTTCGCGGAGGAGAACGGCCTGGAATACCTGGCTGTGGTGGGAAAGCCCGGACAGGTTGCCGGTCCGGACAATTCCCTGCATTCGCAGCCGTCCCACGCCATCATGAACGCACTGCAGCGGGCGGAATGGAGCACCGCAGACCTGGACTTCATCGAAATTAACGAAGCGTTCGGTTCGGTCGCGGTGCAGTCGCTGAAGGACCTGGACTACCCCCTGGAGAAGTGCAACATCCACGGCGGCGCCATTGCCCTGGGCCACCCGATCGGGGCGTCCGGTGCGCGGTTGGCGCTGCATGCGGCCCATGAACTCAAACGGCGGGGCAGCGGCAAGGCCGCGGTCTCCCTGTGCGGCGGCGGCGGTCAGGGCGAAGCGCTCCTGCTGTACCGCGACTGA
- the rpoB gene encoding DNA-directed RNA polymerase subunit beta, which produces MVASSTSNNETANTADSTDGATRRLSFAKIHEPLDVPNLLALQTDSFDWLVGNERWQARVAKAVEENDLSVATSSGLSDIFEEISPIEDFQGTMSLSFSDPEFADPKYTMAECKDRDATYSAPLYVKAEFMNNNTGEIKQQTVFMGDFPLMTEKGTFVVNGTERVVVSQLVRSPGAYFERTADKTSDKDIFTAKIIPSRGAWFELEIDKRDQVGVRLDRKRKQSVTVLLKALGWTEGQILEEFGQYDSMRATLEKDATETREDALLDIYRKLRPGEPPTVEAAQSLLDNLYFNSKRYDLAKVGRYKINRKLGIDRSLGDKEASVLHVEDIVAMIKFLVALHAGEKTLTGKRDGQDHELRVEIDDIDHFGNRRIRAVGELIENQVRTGLSRMERVVRERMTTQDVEAITPQTLINIRPVVAAIKEFFGTSQLSQFMDQNNPLSGLTHKRRLSALGPGGLSRDRAGMEVRDVHPSHYGRMCPIETPEGPNIGLIGSLASYGRINPFGFIETPYRLVAEGVVSDEVQYLTADDEAEVLIAQANAPLDENKKFAEETVLVRARGGGGEPVLVPAGEVEFMDVSPRQMVSVATALIPFLEHDDANRALMGANMQRQAVPLVRSEAPFVGTGMERAAAVDAGDVTIAKKAGVVTEVSAELVIMLNDDGTETNYRINKFARSNQGNCYNNRVLVNEGQRLEVGGIIADGPATDQGELALGKNLLVAFMSWEGHNFEDAIILSQRIVAEDVLSSIHIEEHEIDARDTKLGAEEITRDIPNVSEEVLAGLDERGIIHIGAEVEAGDILVGKVTPKGETELTPEERLLRAIFGEKSREVRDTSLKVPHGESGTVIGVRVFDRDNDDELPPGVNQLVRVYVAAKRKITDGDKLAGRHGNKGVISKILPIEDMPFLADGTPVDIVLNPLGVPGRMNVGQVLETHLGWVAKTGWKIEGEPEWMKQLPNLPRESGQTTVATPVFDGAREEEITGLLDSTNVTRDGDRLINSSGKTRLFDGRSGEPFPDPISVGYMYILKLHHLVDDKIHARSTGPYSMITQQPLGGKAQFGGQRFGEMEVWALEAYGAAYTLQELLTIKSDDIHGRVKVYEAIVKGENIPEPGVPESFKVLIKEMQSLCLNVEVLSTDGTTIEMRDSDDAVFTAAEELGIDLSRAEPSSVEEV; this is translated from the coding sequence TTGGTCGCCTCGAGCACCTCTAATAACGAAACCGCTAACACCGCCGACAGCACTGATGGTGCCACTCGCCGGCTCTCATTCGCAAAGATTCACGAACCGCTGGACGTTCCGAATCTCCTTGCCCTGCAGACGGACAGCTTCGACTGGCTGGTCGGAAACGAACGCTGGCAGGCGCGCGTAGCGAAGGCCGTCGAAGAAAACGATCTCAGCGTCGCCACCTCGTCCGGACTGTCGGACATCTTTGAAGAGATCTCCCCGATCGAGGACTTCCAGGGCACCATGTCCCTGAGCTTCTCCGATCCGGAGTTCGCTGACCCGAAGTACACCATGGCCGAGTGCAAGGACCGGGACGCAACGTACTCGGCGCCGCTGTACGTCAAGGCCGAGTTCATGAACAACAACACGGGCGAAATCAAGCAGCAGACCGTGTTCATGGGCGACTTCCCCCTCATGACGGAGAAGGGCACCTTCGTCGTCAACGGCACCGAGCGTGTGGTCGTCTCCCAGCTGGTCCGTTCACCGGGCGCCTACTTTGAGCGCACCGCCGACAAGACCAGTGACAAGGACATCTTCACTGCCAAGATCATCCCGTCCCGCGGTGCATGGTTTGAACTCGAGATCGACAAGCGCGACCAGGTCGGCGTTCGCCTCGACCGCAAGCGCAAGCAGTCCGTCACCGTTCTGCTGAAGGCCCTCGGCTGGACCGAAGGCCAGATCCTCGAAGAGTTCGGCCAGTACGACTCCATGCGCGCAACGCTGGAGAAGGACGCCACCGAGACCCGCGAAGACGCGTTGCTGGACATCTACCGGAAGCTGCGACCGGGCGAGCCGCCCACAGTCGAGGCTGCCCAGTCCCTCCTGGACAACCTGTACTTCAACTCCAAGCGCTACGATCTGGCCAAGGTTGGCCGATACAAGATCAACCGCAAGCTTGGCATCGACCGCTCCCTTGGCGACAAGGAAGCTTCGGTCCTGCACGTTGAAGACATCGTGGCCATGATCAAGTTCCTGGTTGCCCTGCACGCCGGCGAGAAGACCCTCACGGGCAAGCGCGACGGCCAGGACCACGAGCTGCGCGTTGAGATCGATGACATCGACCACTTCGGCAACCGTCGTATCCGCGCCGTCGGCGAGCTCATCGAGAACCAGGTCCGCACCGGCCTGTCCCGTATGGAGCGCGTTGTCCGCGAGCGGATGACCACCCAGGACGTCGAGGCCATCACGCCGCAGACACTGATCAACATCCGCCCTGTCGTTGCAGCCATCAAGGAGTTCTTCGGAACTTCCCAGCTGTCGCAGTTCATGGACCAGAACAACCCGCTGTCGGGTCTGACCCACAAGCGCCGTCTGTCCGCGCTTGGCCCGGGTGGTCTGTCCCGTGACCGCGCAGGCATGGAAGTTCGAGACGTTCACCCGTCCCACTACGGACGTATGTGCCCCATCGAAACCCCTGAAGGCCCGAACATTGGTCTGATCGGTTCGCTGGCATCCTACGGCCGCATCAACCCGTTCGGCTTCATCGAGACTCCTTACCGTCTCGTCGCTGAAGGCGTTGTCTCCGATGAAGTCCAGTACCTCACGGCCGACGACGAGGCAGAGGTCCTGATCGCACAGGCCAACGCTCCGCTGGATGAGAACAAGAAGTTCGCCGAAGAGACCGTCCTGGTCCGCGCCCGTGGTGGTGGAGGCGAGCCTGTGCTCGTTCCCGCCGGCGAGGTCGAGTTCATGGACGTTTCCCCGCGCCAGATGGTGTCCGTGGCTACGGCCCTGATCCCGTTCCTCGAGCATGACGATGCTAACCGCGCACTCATGGGTGCCAACATGCAGCGCCAGGCCGTGCCGCTGGTCCGTTCCGAGGCCCCGTTCGTGGGTACCGGCATGGAGCGCGCCGCAGCCGTCGACGCCGGTGATGTCACCATTGCGAAGAAGGCCGGTGTGGTTACCGAGGTCTCCGCTGAGCTCGTCATCATGCTCAACGACGACGGTACGGAAACTAACTACCGCATCAACAAGTTCGCACGCTCCAACCAGGGCAACTGCTACAACAACCGTGTCCTGGTGAACGAAGGCCAGCGCCTCGAGGTCGGCGGCATCATCGCCGACGGTCCGGCAACGGACCAGGGCGAACTCGCCCTCGGTAAGAACCTGCTCGTGGCATTCATGTCATGGGAAGGCCACAACTTCGAGGACGCCATCATCCTCTCGCAGCGCATTGTTGCCGAGGACGTCCTTTCCTCCATCCACATCGAGGAGCACGAGATCGATGCCCGCGACACCAAGCTTGGTGCCGAGGAAATCACCCGTGACATCCCCAACGTGTCCGAGGAAGTCCTGGCAGGCCTGGACGAGCGCGGCATCATCCACATCGGTGCCGAAGTTGAAGCCGGCGACATCCTGGTCGGAAAGGTCACCCCGAAGGGTGAAACCGAGCTGACCCCGGAAGAGCGCCTGCTGCGCGCCATCTTCGGTGAGAAGTCCCGCGAAGTGCGCGACACCTCTTTGAAGGTTCCGCACGGCGAGTCCGGCACCGTCATCGGCGTCCGAGTCTTTGACCGCGACAACGACGACGAACTGCCCCCGGGCGTGAACCAGCTGGTGCGTGTCTACGTGGCCGCCAAGCGCAAGATCACCGACGGCGACAAGCTCGCCGGCCGTCACGGCAACAAGGGTGTTATCTCCAAGATCCTCCCGATCGAGGACATGCCCTTCCTTGCCGACGGTACCCCCGTTGATATCGTCCTGAACCCGCTGGGTGTTCCGGGCCGTATGAACGTCGGCCAGGTGCTGGAAACGCACCTCGGCTGGGTTGCCAAGACCGGTTGGAAGATCGAAGGCGAGCCCGAGTGGATGAAGCAGCTGCCGAACCTGCCGCGCGAGAGTGGCCAGACCACTGTTGCAACGCCGGTGTTCGACGGCGCCCGTGAAGAGGAAATCACGGGTCTGCTCGACTCCACCAACGTCACCCGCGACGGCGACCGCCTGATCAACTCCTCAGGCAAGACCCGCCTCTTCGACGGCCGCTCCGGCGAGCCGTTCCCGGATCCGATCTCGGTCGGCTACATGTACATCCTGAAGCTCCACCACCTGGTGGACGACAAGATCCACGCCCGTTCCACTGGCCCGTACTCCATGATCACGCAGCAGCCGCTGGGTGGTAAGGCACAGTTCGGTGGCCAGCGCTTCGGTGAGATGGAAGTGTGGGCGCTGGAAGCTTATGGCGCCGCGTACACGCTCCAGGAACTCCTCACCATCAAGTCGGATGATATCCACGGTCGTGTCAAGGTCTACGAAGCAATCGTCAAGGGCGAGAACATCCCCGAGCCGGGCGTTCCTGAGTCCTTCAAGGTCTTGATCAAGGAAATGCAGTCGCTGTGCCTGAACGTGGAAGTACTCTCCACGGACGGAACCACAATTGAAATGCGTGACTCTGATGACGCAGTCTTCACGGCTGCGGAAGAACTGGGCATCGATCTGTCTCGTGCAGAGCCCAGTTCCGTAGAAGAGGTTTAG